A part of Tardiphaga sp. vice304 genomic DNA contains:
- a CDS encoding DUF2189 domain-containing protein, whose product MTSISGKIDPVVRRVSVADIAESLGQGLRDFQAAPLFGLAFAGLYVAGGILILLSLTAFGMVYLAYPLAAGFALLGPFVAVGLYEVSRQREAGEAPSMRGIWATIRARREIGWMAFVTLFVFLVWMYQVRLLIAVLLGLHASFSSLPEFITAVLTTNEGLVFLALGNLIGAALSLVLFSLTVVSFPLLLDRDVDAVTAMITSVRAVVMSPLPMIGWAAVIVVLLAVSSLPYFLGLLVTLPVLGHATWHLFRRIVVPLGPGEDAAPLPTLRSPAPG is encoded by the coding sequence ATGACATCCATCTCGGGAAAAATCGATCCTGTGGTGCGGCGCGTCAGCGTCGCCGATATTGCGGAGTCGCTCGGCCAGGGGCTGCGCGATTTCCAGGCCGCGCCGTTGTTCGGTCTGGCCTTCGCCGGGCTTTACGTCGCCGGCGGCATCCTGATCCTGCTCAGCCTGACCGCGTTCGGCATGGTGTACCTGGCCTATCCGCTGGCGGCGGGCTTCGCGCTGCTCGGGCCGTTCGTCGCGGTCGGCCTGTACGAAGTGAGCCGGCAGCGCGAGGCCGGAGAGGCGCCGTCGATGCGCGGCATCTGGGCTACCATCCGGGCCCGCCGGGAAATCGGCTGGATGGCCTTCGTCACGCTGTTCGTCTTTCTGGTGTGGATGTATCAAGTCCGCCTGCTGATCGCGGTGCTGCTCGGTCTGCATGCCTCGTTCTCCAGCCTGCCCGAATTCATCACGGCGGTGCTGACCACCAATGAAGGCCTGGTATTTCTCGCGCTCGGCAATTTGATCGGTGCAGCCTTGTCGCTGGTTCTGTTCTCGCTGACGGTGGTGTCGTTCCCGCTGCTGCTGGACCGCGACGTCGACGCGGTGACCGCGATGATCACCAGCGTGCGGGCGGTGGTGATGAGCCCGCTGCCGATGATCGGCTGGGCGGCCGTCATCGTGGTGCTGCTGGCGGTGTCGTCTCTGCCGTATTTTCTAGGGCTACTGGTGACCCTGCCGGTGCTCGGCCATGCCACCTGGCATCTGTTCCGACGCATCGTCGTGCCGCTCGGGCCCGGCGAGGATGCGGCGCCGCTGCCGACCTTGCGATCGCCGGCGCCGGGCTAG
- a CDS encoding N-formylglutamate amidohydrolase produces the protein MNRASDTSLRFGTHDVPPVWEQNAAGRSPFLLTCDHYGRLIPQMLGDLGLSDAERQRHIGWDIGIAGVAERMSSALDAHLVAQRYSRLVIDCNRPPEAASSIPLISEATTVPGNEGLDAAAAQSRRRLIFDPYHQRIDAVIDARLQAGQPTVLVSLHSFTPSYAGIARPWHIGTLYQHDRVLPPLVLQGLRAEPGLVVGDNQPYAVSDDTDYTIPVHGERRGLLNTGIEIRQDLISDAAGETQWAERLARVFSEIEVTLKQRGLI, from the coding sequence TTGAACCGCGCAAGCGACACATCACTACGTTTCGGAACCCATGATGTTCCACCGGTTTGGGAACAAAACGCCGCGGGACGATCGCCCTTCCTGCTGACCTGCGATCACTATGGCCGGCTGATCCCGCAGATGCTCGGCGACCTCGGCCTCTCCGATGCCGAGCGCCAGCGCCACATCGGCTGGGATATCGGCATCGCCGGCGTCGCGGAGCGGATGTCGTCTGCGCTGGACGCCCATCTGGTGGCGCAGCGCTATTCGCGGCTGGTGATCGACTGCAACCGGCCGCCAGAGGCGGCATCGTCGATCCCGCTGATTTCCGAAGCCACGACGGTGCCCGGCAATGAGGGTCTCGACGCGGCCGCCGCGCAGAGTCGGCGCCGGCTGATCTTCGATCCTTACCATCAGCGCATCGACGCGGTGATCGACGCGCGGCTGCAGGCGGGCCAGCCGACGGTGCTGGTGTCGCTGCACAGCTTCACGCCTTCCTATGCCGGGATCGCCCGGCCATGGCACATCGGCACGCTGTATCAACACGACCGGGTGCTGCCGCCGCTGGTGCTGCAGGGCTTACGCGCCGAGCCGGGGCTGGTGGTCGGCGACAACCAGCCCTATGCCGTGAGCGACGACACCGACTATACGATCCCGGTGCACGGCGAACGGCGCGGGCTGCTGAACACCGGCATCGAAATCCGGCAGGATCTGATCTCCGATGCCGCCGGCGAGACGCAATGGGCGGAGCGACTGGCGCGGGTGTTCTCCGAGATCGAGGTGACGCTGAAGCAACGCGGGCTGATCTAG
- a CDS encoding transglutaminase family protein, protein MPLLTIHHKTEYRYSHPVAFGEHRIMLRPRDGHDLRMLTGKLEITPEPMTLRYIHDVFGNSVAIATFDERARKLTFTSTATIEHMPADEFALTSDDEAYFYPFKYNSDELPDLQEFIRPQYGDPDGELSYWAREFLDPQGPTPTFHILSGMTHGIRAQFKYRKRYEHGTQHPLDTLQTKSGTCRDFALFMIEACRRLGIAARFVSGYLFIHGDRQHGYVGGGSTHAWVQVYLPAAGWIEFDPTNGIVGSRDLIRVAVARDPRQAISLHGTYLGSADAFLGMDVSINVVSAGEDAKV, encoded by the coding sequence ATGCCGCTGCTGACCATCCACCACAAGACCGAATACCGCTATTCACATCCGGTGGCGTTCGGCGAGCATCGCATCATGCTGCGCCCGCGCGACGGCCACGATCTGCGCATGTTGACCGGCAAGCTCGAGATCACGCCGGAGCCGATGACGCTGCGCTACATCCATGACGTGTTCGGCAATTCCGTCGCCATCGCTACCTTTGACGAGCGGGCCCGAAAACTGACCTTCACCTCGACGGCGACCATTGAGCACATGCCGGCCGACGAATTCGCGCTGACGTCCGATGACGAGGCGTACTTCTATCCCTTCAAATACAATTCCGACGAATTGCCCGATTTGCAGGAATTCATCCGCCCGCAATATGGCGATCCCGATGGCGAGCTGTCCTACTGGGCGCGCGAGTTCCTCGATCCCCAGGGCCCGACGCCGACCTTCCACATCCTCAGCGGCATGACCCACGGCATCCGCGCGCAGTTCAAATACCGCAAGCGCTACGAACACGGCACCCAGCACCCGCTCGATACGCTGCAGACGAAGTCCGGCACCTGCCGCGATTTCGCGCTATTCATGATCGAGGCGTGCCGAAGGCTCGGCATCGCCGCGCGCTTCGTCTCGGGCTATCTGTTCATCCATGGCGATCGCCAGCACGGCTATGTCGGCGGCGGCTCCACGCATGCCTGGGTGCAGGTCTATCTTCCCGCCGCGGGCTGGATCGAATTCGATCCGACCAACGGCATCGTCGGCAGCCGCGATCTCATTCGCGTCGCGGTGGCGCGCGATCCGCGCCAGGCCATTTCGCTGCACGGCACCTATCTCGGTTCGGCTGATGCCTTCCTCGGCATGGATGTCAGTATCAATGTCGTCTCCGCCGGCGAAGATGCAAAGGTATAG
- a CDS encoding transglutaminase-like domain-containing protein, protein MEIRVGFEITYFAINPTPMVTMLSIHPSRYGDIDGTESITTTPDVPITYYRDSFGNVCGRLVAPAGGITFHGNTLVRDSGKPDQVVPSAQQLPIDQLPDECLLYLMASRYCETDKLTDVAWSLFGNTEPGWARVQTIIAFVHNHVKFGYEHAHHMKSAHDVYEQGNGVCRDYAHLALTFCRCMGIPARYCTGYMGDIGIPYDGSVMDFSGWFEVYLSGRWYTCDARHNKPRIGRILMGTGRDAADVALTTSFGRMDLVKFFVISDEIKHQPA, encoded by the coding sequence ATGGAAATCAGGGTCGGCTTCGAGATCACCTATTTTGCGATCAACCCGACGCCGATGGTGACGATGCTCAGCATCCACCCGTCGCGCTATGGCGACATCGATGGCACCGAGAGCATCACCACCACGCCGGACGTGCCGATCACCTATTATCGCGACAGTTTCGGCAATGTCTGCGGTCGCCTGGTCGCGCCGGCCGGCGGCATCACCTTTCACGGCAACACGCTGGTGCGCGATTCCGGCAAGCCCGATCAGGTCGTGCCCTCGGCGCAGCAATTGCCGATCGACCAGCTGCCCGACGAATGCCTGCTGTATCTGATGGCGAGCCGCTATTGCGAGACCGATAAGCTGACCGACGTGGCGTGGTCATTGTTCGGCAACACCGAGCCCGGCTGGGCGCGCGTGCAGACCATCATCGCGTTCGTACATAATCATGTGAAGTTCGGCTACGAGCACGCGCATCACATGAAGTCGGCGCATGACGTCTACGAGCAGGGCAACGGCGTGTGCCGCGACTACGCGCATCTGGCGCTGACCTTCTGCCGCTGCATGGGCATCCCGGCGCGCTACTGCACCGGCTACATGGGCGACATCGGGATTCCCTATGACGGCTCGGTGATGGATTTCTCCGGCTGGTTCGAAGTTTATCTCTCGGGCCGCTGGTACACCTGCGACGCCCGCCACAACAAGCCGCGGATCGGCCGCATCCTGATGGGCACGGGCCGCGACGCCGCCGACGTGGCGCTGACCACCAGCTTCGGCCGCATGGACCTCGTCAAGTTCTTCGTCATCTCCGACGAGATCAAGCACCAGCCGGCGTAG
- a CDS encoding gamma-glutamylcyclotransferase family protein has translation MSELDCVFVYGTLMSGFDHPMSRRLAAGADLVGPASCRGRLYRVAHYPGLLHSDDAADVVHGELYRLRNVAELMAALDDYESIGPGFEPPTLYLREVVPVTLADGRVQQAWTYIYNRPVDEAKRIVSGKFLEK, from the coding sequence ATGAGCGAACTCGATTGCGTCTTCGTCTACGGCACGCTGATGAGCGGCTTCGACCATCCGATGTCGAGGCGGCTTGCGGCGGGTGCAGATCTTGTCGGGCCGGCTTCGTGCCGGGGCCGGCTGTATAGGGTCGCGCATTATCCGGGGCTGCTGCATTCCGATGATGCGGCTGACGTGGTGCATGGCGAACTGTATCGGCTGCGCAACGTCGCGGAATTGATGGCCGCACTCGACGACTATGAAAGCATCGGTCCGGGCTTTGAGCCGCCGACGCTGTATCTGCGCGAGGTGGTTCCGGTGACGCTCGCGGACGGCCGCGTGCAACAGGCCTGGACCTATATCTACAACCGCCCGGTGGACGAAGCGAAGCGGATCGTGTCGGGAAAATTTTTGGAGAAGTAG
- a CDS encoding MFS transporter → MRPLFTGGVIALMAVALPRRLPEHSLTYGRLLGSLWQLMRDTRVLQRRSAYQCLLYGAFSLFWTAMPIVLEAPPFAFGHVALSAFLLSGAGGALLAPLAGRMADRGGGGTVTLVAMLAVLVSFVLIRTEGNGPASIALFVIAGILIDAGTQGNVVAGQRAIDALPADIRSRLNALYLGSAFFGGALGSAISGFAASHGGTTSISNIGIGFALLAPGIFATEFVGKKA, encoded by the coding sequence TTGCGCCCGCTATTCACAGGGGGCGTGATCGCGCTGATGGCCGTCGCGCTGCCGCGACGGCTGCCGGAGCACAGCCTGACTTATGGCCGGCTGCTGGGCTCGCTGTGGCAATTGATGCGCGACACCCGCGTGCTGCAGCGCCGCTCGGCCTATCAGTGCCTGTTGTACGGCGCCTTCAGCCTGTTCTGGACGGCGATGCCGATCGTGCTGGAAGCGCCGCCCTTTGCCTTTGGCCACGTCGCACTGTCGGCGTTCCTGTTGTCCGGCGCAGGCGGCGCGCTGCTGGCGCCGCTGGCCGGGCGGATGGCCGATCGCGGCGGCGGCGGCACCGTCACGCTGGTGGCGATGCTCGCGGTGCTGGTGAGTTTCGTGCTGATCCGCACCGAGGGCAACGGCCCTGCCAGCATCGCGCTGTTCGTGATCGCCGGCATCCTGATCGACGCAGGCACCCAGGGCAATGTGGTGGCCGGCCAGCGCGCGATCGATGCCCTGCCGGCCGACATCCGCAGCCGTCTCAACGCGCTGTATCTCGGCTCGGCGTTCTTCGGCGGCGCGCTGGGTTCGGCGATCTCGGGCTTTGCTGCGTCGCATGGCGGCACCACGTCGATCAGCAATATCGGAATCGGGTTCGCGCTGCTGGCGCCGGGGATCTTTGCGACGGAGTTTGTGGGGAAGAAGGCGTAG